The genomic DNA TCTTTTGACCCTGATTCTCTGGGCATCAAGCTTCACCATACTCAAGGCTGAAAGGTCTTTAGAACACAACTATCTGGGCGGTTACAGAGCGTGGCTGATAGCTACTATGATACTCGGATCAGCCTTTCTTATTCTCCACGCTTTAGAGTGGAGACATTTATGGGAGAAAGGTTTTACTTTCAGTTCCAATATGTATGGTACGGGTTTTTATTCGCTTACAGGTGTTCACGCCTCACACGTTCTGTTAGGTGTTTTAATACAGCTTGTTCTTCTCTTAAATAGCGGAAGGGCTATCGGAAAGATCACACCCATAAAAGCTGCGAGCTATTACTG from Hydrogenobacter sp. includes the following:
- a CDS encoding cytochrome c oxidase subunit 3 — encoded protein: MDTFLVALLTLILWASSFTILKAERSLEHNYLGGYRAWLIATMILGSAFLILHALEWRHLWEKGFTFSSNMYGTGFYSLTGVHASHVLLGVLIQLVLLLNSGRAIGKITPIKAASYY